TGCCGCCCCCGCCCACCCCTGCGGCCGTTGCCTCGAGCTCCCCGCGACAGCCGAGCCTCGAGACGACCGTCGAAGTCCCGACGCGCACGCCGAACGAGGACCCGATTGCCGAACTCATCCGGCGTCAGACAGAGGCGGCCCGCCGCCGTGCCGCCGAAGGGACCGTGCTGGCCGAAACCGAGGCCACGGGCGCCATGCCGCTGCCCTCTCAGAACCGCATTCGCTTGGCACGCGCGACCGGTGGGCAGGTCGTCCTTCGAGCGGACGGCGGATCGAGGCGAGAACCTGCCGCCGGGACCACCACCCTGGCCAAGGCTCTTGAGACGGAGGACACCCTGGTTCGCCTGCCGCTCGCCCATTTGCCTGTGCCCGCGGCCGAGCATCGCCACCAGTTGGCGCTCCTGGGCGAACCCGCAGCCGATGATTTGCCGGACGATGGTGCCTATGGCGATGAGGAAGAGGCGTTCCTCTTTGCCGATGGCGATGACGCGCGCGGCCTGCAAGGCCCCGGTTCTCGCGGCCCCTTGCGTGAATTCGACGAGGAGAATACGCGCCGCCTCCACGAATGGGAGCAAATCCGCCGCCAGCGCGCGGCAGCCGAGGAGCGGCGCATAGCCGCCGCTCTGCGAAGAGCCGGCTCCGGCGACGACTGGCAGAGCGCTCCGGCAGCGACGGTCGATCGGCGCACCGGTGAGGCGGCCCGCTCCCTCCTGGCCGATGCCGAGCAGCCCGTTTCGCGACCGGCCGCCCGGCGCTCGAACATCAGCGAAGGCGAGGCGCGCCGGATCGCGGCCGTGCGCAAGGCCATCGCCGCACGCGAGGCCCGCAAGCGCGCCTGGGGTCAGCGCTATGGGCTCGGCGCCGTGCGCGCCGTCCGCGCCAACCAGACGCAGCGCGCCAAGCGCGTTCGGGCCCGCAGGGCCTGGGTGACCCGCGTCTTCACACCCAGGGGCGATCGGTGAAAGGCCGACAGACCGAACCTGCTCGAAGTTTGGCCATCGCAACCCGCGCGCTCGGAGCACCCGACCGCCAGCACGTGACTTGAGGGCAGCCTTACGGCAACGGCCTCACCGCTCGACGCCGTGTGCTGGCCAACCCCGGACACGCATCGCCCCACACCGCGACTTAACAGCTTCCTTCCGAGGCGATAGAGTTTCCCCGGCGTCAGAACCGCAACCGACCGTCGCCCTGAGGCAGGGGCGTTGGATCGGGCTCTGACGGTTGGCCGTGCGATCCGCCGCAGCATTGCGGCGGATGCGGTTGGGGGACGGCTTGCCATGGAACGCAATCTATTTCGCTACGTCTGGACGAACACGCGGCGCGAGCAACTCTGGATCCTGGCGGTCGTGCTGCTGGCCATGCCCGTCTATTTCCTCTCGCTCGATCTGCCAAAGCGGATCGTCAACGGACCGATCCAGGGCGCCGGCTTCGACTCGTACGACACCACCCAGACTTGGCTGCGCATCGAGCTGCCGGACTGGCTCGGCGGCTTCGAATTGTTCGGGGGCTTCCAGCTGACACGCCTCGAGATGCTCGTCGCGCTCAGCCTGATGTTCCTGTCCCTCGTCTGCGTCAATGGACTTTTCAAGTTCTACATCAACACCTTCAAGGGTCGCCTCGGAGAGCGGATGCTGCGCCGTCTGCGCTTCGAACTGCTCGACCGCCTGCTCCGCTTTCCGCTTCCCCATTTCCGGCGTGTGAAGCCGCCGGAAGTCGCCACCATGATCAAGGACGAGGTCGAGCCGCTCGGCGGCTTCATCGGCGATGCCTTCGTCCAGCCGATCTTCCTCGGCGGTCAGGCGATCACCGCCATGCTGTTCATCATCGTCCAGAGCTTCTGGTTGGGCATGATGGCGGCCTTCATCGTCCTCGTTCAGGCGTTCCTCATCCCGCGCCTGCGGCGCCGCCTGATCGAACTCGGCAAGCAGCGTCAGCTCACCGCCCGCATGCTCGCCGGCCGCGTCGGCGAGGTCGTGGACGGCATCACGGAGGTGCGCACCAACGACACCTCCAACTACGAGCGGGCGCAGATCTCCAGCCTGCTCGGCCGCATATTCGCGATCCGCTTCGAGCTCTACCAGCGCAAGTTCTTCATCAAGTTCCTGAACAACTTCCTCGCCCAGATCACCCCCTTCCTCTTCTACCTCGTCGGCGGCTATTTCGCCCTGCGCGGCCAACTCGACATCGGCCAGCTCGTCGCCGTGATCGCCGCCTACAAGGACCTTCCGAGCCCCATCAAGGAATTGATCGACTGGGACCAGCAGCGCATCGACGTGCAGGTCAAGTACATCCAGGTGATCGACCAGTTCGACGTCCAGAACACCATGGCGCCGGAACTCCAGGCCCCGATCGCCACGCCGCCGCTGCGCCTGAAGGGCCCCGTCGAAGCGAACGCGGTCGCGATCAGCGACGACACAGGCGCCAAATTGCTCGAAGGTGTGACCTTCACGTTCGCACCGGGTGAACAGGTCGCGGCTCTCGGCGACGTCAACGCGGGGGCCGAGACCACCGCCGAAGCCCTCGCGCGCCTGGTCCCGCTCACCTCGGGTCGCATCCGCATCGCCGACAAGCGGCTGGACGATTTGCCGGAAGCCCTGACCGGGCGCCGCATCGCCTATCTCGGGCCGGAAACCTATCTGCCCAACACCTCGCTCGAAAGCGCCCTCCTCTACGGACTGCGCCATGTCCCGATCGTCCCGCACGTGCGAAGCGAAAGCGAGGCCGCTACTCATGCCGCAGCCGCCGCCGAGAGTCGCCGCGCCGGCAATATCGACCTCGACGTCGAAGCCGATTGGATCGACTACGAAGCCGCCGGCATCGCGGGACCCGAGGCCATCCGCGATCGCCTCCTCGAGGTTCTCGCCACCGCCGATCTCGGGCAGGACGTCTTCGACCTCGGGCTGCGCGGCCAACTGACGGCCAAAGCCGCCGAACACGCTTCGCCCCGCGTCCTCGCGGCGCGGGCAGCCCTCGCACGCCGCCTCGCCTCGTCCGATATGGCCGACCTCGTCGAGCCCTTCGATCCCGCAAGTTACTCCAAGGAAGCGACAATCGGCGAGAACCTGCTGTTCGGCACAGCGCTCTCCAATTCCTTCGCACCCGCCGAGTTGTCCGCCAATCAGACCCTGCTCGCGATCCTCGAGGCACACGGCCTCGACGAACGGCTCTACCTCGTCGGCCGCAACATCGCCGAGACCGTCGTCGAACTGTTCGCCGACCTCCCGCCCGGGACGCCGTTCTTCGAGCAGCTCACCTTCATGACGGCCGACGATATCCCGGCTTACGCTTCACTTCTCCAGCGGGTGCAGCCACTCGAGTACCGCGACGTATCGCAATCCCGGCGCGCGCGCCTGCGCCATCTCGCGCTCGCCTACATCGAGCCGCGCCATCGCCTTGGCCTCCTCGACGCCCAGCTCGAGCGCGAAATCATCGAGGCGCGCGGCGACATCCGCGATCGGCTCGCCGCCCTTCCCGGGCGCAACGTCGCTTTCTACGATCCCGAAGCCTACAACATCGGCGCCTCGCTCGAGGACAACATCCTCTTCGGCCGCGTTCGCTACGGCATTGCGGAAGGGCCGCGGCGCGTGCGTCAAGCGATCGCCGAGATCCTGGACGAGCTGGGGATGCGCGACGTCGTGTTCGATGCCGGGCTGTCGTTCGAAGTCGGCAGCGGCGGCAAACGTCTCACCCAGCAGCAGCGCCAGAAGCTCGCCCTTGCCCGCGCACTCCTGAAGCGGCCCGATCTGCTGATCGTCAACCGTGCCTTTGCCTCCTTCAGCGTCGCCGGCCAGCGCCAGATCGCGGATCGCGTTGTCGCGCTCGGGCGCGCGAGCGGACCACCAGCGCCCGACGGGGCCACCGGCCCGGATGAGCCCGCGAGCGGCTTTTCGACCTTCTGGGTGCTGTCCAACCCGAGCCTGACGGAGGCTTTCGACCGGGTTCTGCTGTTCGGGGAAGGTCGCGTACTCGAGCAGGGCACGCCGCAGGAGCTCAAGTCGCGCAAGGAGAGCCGTTATGCCAAGATGCTGGCATGACAGGGAGGGGCCGCAGCATTGTGGCATAACGACAAGCACACCGAAGGAGCACCGCGATGAGCATCCTGGACGACGTTTCGATGCTGCGCCGCATCCCCCTCTTCGCGCAGATCGACACCGGCAAGCTGAAGCTGCTCGCCTTCTCCTCCGAACGGCTGCAGTACTCGGTCGGCCAGTCGCTCTTTCGCCAGGGTGAGGAAGCCGATCACGCCTACGTCGTGGTCGATGGCTCGGCCGACGTCATCGTCGAAACACCAGCCGGTCCGGTCACCGTCGCCATGATCCAGCGCAATGCCCTCGTCGGTGAGATAGGCCTGCTCTGCGATGTCGGGCGCACAGCGACGATCACGGCCCGCGAACCGCTCACGGTGCTGAAAATCTCCAAGGAGCATTTTCTCAAGCTGCTCGAGGAATCGCCCTCGACCGCGCGCGGCGTCATGCGTGAGCTGGCCCAGCGCCTCGCCGATACCACGGCCGAACTGACGAATGCCCGTAACCGCCTGCGCGAATTGGGCGCGGCATGAGGGCTCCGGCCGGGGTGCGCGAGCGCCCCGCTCTCAGCCCTTGAGCGCCGCCCAAGTGAGGGCCGAAAGCGCGCGACGCTGGCGACCGGCCGCATCGAAATTGGCGGGATCGAGATAACTCTCGAACGCCTCTTCGATGCGCGGCCATTCCTTGTCGATCATCGCATACCAGGCCGTGTCCCGGTTGCGGCCCTTGACCACCGTCGACTGCCGGAAAATTCCCTCGAACGAGAAGCCGAGCCGTTCGGCCGCCACCCGTGAGGGACGATTGAGCGCATCGCACTTCCATTCGTAGCGCCGATAGCCGAGTTCCTGAAAAGCCCGCCGCATGAGGAGGAACATCGCCTCGCTCGCCGCCCGCGTCCCCTGGAGTGACGGCGAATAGCAGATGTGGCCGACCTCGATCGTCCCGGCCTCGGGTGTGATGCGCATGAGGCTCGCAACGCCGCCCGGCAGGCCTGTGGTCAGATCGATGATGGCATGAAAGAGCGGATCGTCAGCGCCCGCCACCTTTTCCACCCAAGCCCCGTAGTCCCGTTCGCTGGCGAACGGGCCATAGGGCAGATAGGTCCAGATGACACCCTCCCGATCCGCCATGTTCGCGCGATGCAGCTCCCCCGTATGTCGAACGGGATCGAGCGGCTCGATGCGGCAATACCGTCCTTCGATCGCCGTGCGCGGTGGGCGAGGACGCGGCGTCCAGCCTTCGATGGGCTCACCGACCGGCAGTCCGTTCGTCGTGATCGCCATGACCGGAACCTTTCCACCTCGCACCACAGGGGCCGTCCTGAACACCCTTGCGACGCGTCGCCTTCGCACGCTTATTCGCCTCCATTGCCACGAAACGATCACGTCCGACAGTCCCGATCATAGGTCGTTCGGGCATCGGATCAGGCGCTCCGGCTGGCCGCCTTCAGCTCCGCATAGGCCGAGAGCGCCCGCTCCCTGGCCATCGCGTGATCGACGACCGGCAAGGGATAATCGAACCCGAGCCGCAGTCCCGCGTGCTCCAGAACCTCGCGCGGTGCGAGCCAGGGGGCGTGGAGGTGCTCGTCGGGCAGCCTCCCGACCTCCGGCACGTAGCGGCGCACGTAGTTGCCCGCCGCATCGAACTTGCGCCCCTGTGAGACCGGATTGAAAATCCGGAAATAGGGCGCGGCATCGGCCCCTGAGCCCGCCACCCACTGCCAGCTCGCCGCATTGTTCGCCTCGTCGGCATCGACCAGGGTGTCCCAGAACCATTCCTCTCCCTTCTGCCACGGCACCAGGAGATGCTTGACGAGGAACGAGGCCACCACCATGCGCACACGGTTGTGCATCCACCCCGTCCGCCAGAGTTCGCGCATGCCGGCATCGACCAGCGGATAGCCGGTTCCCCCCCGCTGCCAGGCCGCCAGGAGCTCTGCATCCTCGCGCCAGGCAAAGCGCTCGAATTCGGGGCGGAATGGCGATGTCGCCAGGTCCGGCCAGTGAAAGAGGAGGTGATGGCTGAATTCGCGCCAGATCAATTCTCGCAGGAACGCCTCGACGCCGGCGTCACGGCCCTTCGCGGATGCCTGGACCGCCATGGCGGCATGCCAGACCTCGAACGGACTCAGTTCCCCCCAGTGGAGATGCGGCGAGAGGCGAGAAGTGCCGGCGATGTCCGGACGGTCGCGGCCCTCCGGATAGCTGGCGACCGCCGCTCGCAGGAATTCATCGAGCTGCCGGCGGGCGGCCCTTGCCCCGGGCGACCAGGCCGCGCGAAGACCGCCCGCCCAGTCGGGCCTGCGCGGCTCGAGATCCAGCTCGTCGAGGCAGAGGCTGGCCGGCCAGCGTTCCGGTCCGGCAAGGCGGCTCGGCGCCGCACGCGGCTGGCGCAGCGGCTCGCCGGCAAGGTGCGCCCGATAGAAGGGCGTGAAAACCTTGTAGGGATCACCTTGGCGCGTTGCGACGGTCTCGGGCTCCCTGAGGAGAGCGCCGCCGAAGCGTCGCACCTCGATGCCTTCCGCCGCGAGGCGTGCCTGCACGGCACGCTCGCTCTCGCGTTCCCCCGCAGAATGGCCGCGCGTCAAAGTCACGCACCGCGCACCGGTTGCCTTGGCGACCTCGGCAAGCTGGTCAGCGGCGTTGCCACGGCGCAGAACCAGTCTGCTCCCGAGCGCCTCCAGTTCGCCGGCAAGCAACCCGAGACTTCGATGCAGCCACCAGCGCGCCGCACCACCCAAGGCGCGCGGCCCACCGGTTCGCGCCCCTTCGGCACCATGCTCGAGCACGTAGACCGCAACGACAGCACGCCCGCCATCTGCGGCGGCCAGCAGCGCCGTGTTGTCGGTGAGACGCAAGTCGCGGCGGAACCAATGGATCGCTACGTTGTCCGCCATTCCGCCCCCACCCATGCCTCGGCGATCGCCACCGCGACGATCCGCTCTGGATGGCTGAACGTGCCGCTCGCCCCGGCGGATCGCCGACGCGGCCCGCTCGCTCCCTCGAGGCGGTGGATCGCGTTTCGTCGGTCGCCAGAAACAGCCCTACTGGAAGAGCAACTCGAAGAGGCTCTTGGGCTTCTGTCGCCGCTGGCGCTGGCCCTGGCGCGTCGTCGCCTGTCGCCGGGTATACCTGCGGTCGTCGTTGCCGAAGAACGATTCCCAATGATTGACCGGCCGGCGGGTTCGCCGCTCGTCGACCCTGGCGGTGCGCGGCGGTGCGGCGGCCCGCGGTGTGCGCAGCTTGTAGGTCCGCTCGACACCGTCGCTGCCCGCCACGGCGACCACGCCATCCTCACGCCAGACCCAGCGCGCCTCGTTGCTGCCGTGCCGGATGGGCTCGATACCCGGAACATTGCGCTGATAGAGATCGACGATGGCGCCCATGGTCAACTGCGCCGCGCCGTCGATACCGGGTGCCTCGCCGGCCTCGAATGTGAGCACGCCAACGCCCTCGAAGAGCCCGTCCTTGATCTCCCAGGCAACGAGCTTCGGCACGCTGCCGCCATATGTCTCGAGTGGCACGGTGACGTTCTTTTGGCGCGCGTATGTCGCAATGATCCGTCCAGAGCGCTCGCGCACGAGCGACCAGTCCGCGAGCCCGCTCTGCAATTGCGCCTCGCCGGCATCCACCACCTCGCCAGTCAGCCGCAGCAGCGCCTCGCTCGCGACCTTGTCGTTCGGATCGTTGCGCGCGACCTGGCGATAGTCCGCTATGGCACCCTCCGCCTGGCCGGCAGCCTCCAGGATGCGCCCACGCAACCTCAGGGCCGCCACATGGTTCGGATCGATCCGCAGCGCCCGTTCGATGTCGGGAAGCGAGAGCGCATCGACGCCCTTGTCATGGTGTGCCTGCGCCCGCCCGACGTAGGCCTCGACGTTACGCGGATCGCGCTCGAGCGCGGCGGCAAAGTCGGCGAGCGCCTGCTCGTGCACCTTGGCGCTGGCATAGGCCATGCCGCGGGCGCTGTAGGCTTCCGAAAGGTCGGGCGCCAGCGCGATGGCCTTGCCGAGGTCCTTGACCGCCGCACGCGCGTTGCCGGCATCGAGATAGGCCCGCGCCCGCGTGATGTAGATCGCCGGATCGTCCGGCATCAGCTCGACCGCCCGCGTCAGATCGCCGACCGCCTCGTCGAACTGGCCAAGGCTGATGCGCACCTTCGCCCTGTTGCGATAGCCCGTTGCGTACTGGGGATCGAGATCGATGGTGCGTGACAGATCCCGCAACGCCGCATAGGGGCGACCGGCATCGAGATGCGCCTGCCCGCGCCCGTTGTGGGCGACTGGAAGTTCTGGAGAGGCCGCGATCGCCCGGCTGAAGTCGGCGATGCCCTCGTCCGTCTGGCCGAGCGCGAGCCGCACGGCGGCCCGGTTCGAGAATGTCGCGGCGCTGCGAGGGGCGAGCAGCAGCGCCCGGTCGAAATCCTTCAGCGCCTCGTCCATCATCCCGATGGCATAGAGCACGTTGCCACGGTTGTTGTAGAACGCCGCGTTTTCCGGAAAGAGCGTGATCGCCTCGTTGAAATCCTTGATCGCCGCCGCCGCCTGACCGAGCCGCCAATGCGCGACACCTCGGTCGCTGAGCAGC
This sequence is a window from Hyphomicrobiales bacterium. Protein-coding genes within it:
- a CDS encoding ABC transporter ATP-binding protein — its product is MERNLFRYVWTNTRREQLWILAVVLLAMPVYFLSLDLPKRIVNGPIQGAGFDSYDTTQTWLRIELPDWLGGFELFGGFQLTRLEMLVALSLMFLSLVCVNGLFKFYINTFKGRLGERMLRRLRFELLDRLLRFPLPHFRRVKPPEVATMIKDEVEPLGGFIGDAFVQPIFLGGQAITAMLFIIVQSFWLGMMAAFIVLVQAFLIPRLRRRLIELGKQRQLTARMLAGRVGEVVDGITEVRTNDTSNYERAQISSLLGRIFAIRFELYQRKFFIKFLNNFLAQITPFLFYLVGGYFALRGQLDIGQLVAVIAAYKDLPSPIKELIDWDQQRIDVQVKYIQVIDQFDVQNTMAPELQAPIATPPLRLKGPVEANAVAISDDTGAKLLEGVTFTFAPGEQVAALGDVNAGAETTAEALARLVPLTSGRIRIADKRLDDLPEALTGRRIAYLGPETYLPNTSLESALLYGLRHVPIVPHVRSESEAATHAAAAAESRRAGNIDLDVEADWIDYEAAGIAGPEAIRDRLLEVLATADLGQDVFDLGLRGQLTAKAAEHASPRVLAARAALARRLASSDMADLVEPFDPASYSKEATIGENLLFGTALSNSFAPAELSANQTLLAILEAHGLDERLYLVGRNIAETVVELFADLPPGTPFFEQLTFMTADDIPAYASLLQRVQPLEYRDVSQSRRARLRHLALAYIEPRHRLGLLDAQLEREIIEARGDIRDRLAALPGRNVAFYDPEAYNIGASLEDNILFGRVRYGIAEGPRRVRQAIAEILDELGMRDVVFDAGLSFEVGSGGKRLTQQQRQKLALARALLKRPDLLIVNRAFASFSVAGQRQIADRVVALGRASGPPAPDGATGPDEPASGFSTFWVLSNPSLTEAFDRVLLFGEGRVLEQGTPQELKSRKESRYAKMLA
- a CDS encoding cyclic nucleotide-binding domain-containing protein yields the protein MSILDDVSMLRRIPLFAQIDTGKLKLLAFSSERLQYSVGQSLFRQGEEADHAYVVVDGSADVIVETPAGPVTVAMIQRNALVGEIGLLCDVGRTATITAREPLTVLKISKEHFLKLLEESPSTARGVMRELAQRLADTTAELTNARNRLRELGAA
- a CDS encoding GNAT family N-acetyltransferase — encoded protein: MAITTNGLPVGEPIEGWTPRPRPPRTAIEGRYCRIEPLDPVRHTGELHRANMADREGVIWTYLPYGPFASERDYGAWVEKVAGADDPLFHAIIDLTTGLPGGVASLMRITPEAGTIEVGHICYSPSLQGTRAASEAMFLLMRRAFQELGYRRYEWKCDALNRPSRVAAERLGFSFEGIFRQSTVVKGRNRDTAWYAMIDKEWPRIEEAFESYLDPANFDAAGRQRRALSALTWAALKG
- a CDS encoding deoxyribodipyrimidine photo-lyase; translation: MADNVAIHWFRRDLRLTDNTALLAAADGGRAVVAVYVLEHGAEGARTGGPRALGGAARWWLHRSLGLLAGELEALGSRLVLRRGNAADQLAEVAKATGARCVTLTRGHSAGERESERAVQARLAAEGIEVRRFGGALLREPETVATRQGDPYKVFTPFYRAHLAGEPLRQPRAAPSRLAGPERWPASLCLDELDLEPRRPDWAGGLRAAWSPGARAARRQLDEFLRAAVASYPEGRDRPDIAGTSRLSPHLHWGELSPFEVWHAAMAVQASAKGRDAGVEAFLRELIWREFSHHLLFHWPDLATSPFRPEFERFAWREDAELLAAWQRGGTGYPLVDAGMRELWRTGWMHNRVRMVVASFLVKHLLVPWQKGEEWFWDTLVDADEANNAASWQWVAGSGADAAPYFRIFNPVSQGRKFDAAGNYVRRYVPEVGRLPDEHLHAPWLAPREVLEHAGLRLGFDYPLPVVDHAMARERALSAYAELKAASRSA
- a CDS encoding tetratricopeptide repeat protein — its product is MTKASALLGVAVSAFLVLGAEGAIAASKDATANAREASLLMARKDFGAAIKVLDLALGDSELESERRALLLSDRGVAHWRLGQAAAAIKDFNEAITLFPENAAFYNNRGNVLYAIGMMDEALKDFDRALLLAPRSAATFSNRAAVRLALGQTDEGIADFSRAIAASPELPVAHNGRGQAHLDAGRPYAALRDLSRTIDLDPQYATGYRNRAKVRISLGQFDEAVGDLTRAVELMPDDPAIYITRARAYLDAGNARAAVKDLGKAIALAPDLSEAYSARGMAYASAKVHEQALADFAAALERDPRNVEAYVGRAQAHHDKGVDALSLPDIERALRIDPNHVAALRLRGRILEAAGQAEGAIADYRQVARNDPNDKVASEALLRLTGEVVDAGEAQLQSGLADWSLVRERSGRIIATYARQKNVTVPLETYGGSVPKLVAWEIKDGLFEGVGVLTFEAGEAPGIDGAAQLTMGAIVDLYQRNVPGIEPIRHGSNEARWVWREDGVVAVAGSDGVERTYKLRTPRAAAPPRTARVDERRTRRPVNHWESFFGNDDRRYTRRQATTRQGQRQRRQKPKSLFELLFQ